A region from the Chroogloeocystis siderophila 5.2 s.c.1 genome encodes:
- a CDS encoding YbjN domain-containing protein: MTSYQADPETVATQSLSTNEMIDELLDSATNDDPVAVIQTVIASLEEDDSAMVSHTQEGHLWKFKYGSVEVFVQLTGLSDDDTLTIWSAVLKLPAKNEAQLMRKLMEMNWSGTFEACFGIFDEQIVVLASRTLAGVTPGEISRLITIVATIADDNDDALQSEFGTA; the protein is encoded by the coding sequence ATGACAAGTTATCAAGCTGATCCAGAAACAGTTGCTACTCAATCGTTATCTACGAACGAAATGATCGATGAGTTGCTTGATTCAGCAACCAATGACGACCCTGTGGCCGTTATTCAAACAGTCATCGCCAGTCTAGAGGAGGATGACAGCGCGATGGTCAGTCATACTCAGGAAGGTCATTTGTGGAAGTTTAAATACGGTAGCGTTGAAGTATTTGTACAACTCACTGGGCTAAGTGACGATGATACCTTAACCATTTGGTCTGCAGTGCTAAAACTTCCCGCCAAAAATGAAGCGCAATTGATGCGTAAACTGATGGAAATGAACTGGTCAGGAACTTTTGAAGCGTGTTTTGGAATTTTTGATGAGCAGATTGTTGTTTTGGCTTCGCGTACCCTAGCAGGAGTCACCCCAGGCGAAATCTCGCGATTAATTACCATAGTCGCAACGATCGCTGATGACAACGATGACGCTTTACAATCTGAATTTGGTACAGCTTAG
- a CDS encoding ABC transporter ATP-binding protein: MKSAVQLEQVSKTYDTVQAVKEVTLTVNQGEFFTLLGASGCGKTTLLRLIGGFEIPNSGKIWIGNQDVSRLPAYRRNVHTVFQDYALFPHLSVFENVGFSLQVKRLSRDEVHTRVTDALKLVQLLEMRDRLPSQLSGGQRQRVAIARAIVDHPDVLLLDEPLSALDAKIRVELREELKHLQRQTGISFVYVTHDQEEALALSDRIAVLHNGELLQIGTPLAVYEHPVNLYVAEFIGRANFLAGVLVQVNGKQGQIKIDDQVVTGTLAAEISPNSAVKVVVRPENINFTAEATSDTACAAKIIQSQYLGYATSYLVEMSGLEFHVLELRRRGATPYQEGDRVFLSWEWQEALIFPATSDN, from the coding sequence ATGAAATCAGCAGTCCAACTAGAACAAGTTAGCAAGACATACGATACAGTACAAGCCGTCAAAGAAGTCACTCTCACAGTCAACCAAGGTGAATTTTTCACGCTTCTTGGCGCTTCCGGTTGTGGGAAAACGACGCTTTTGCGGCTGATTGGTGGCTTTGAAATCCCCAATAGTGGCAAAATTTGGATTGGCAATCAAGATGTTAGCCGTTTACCTGCATATCGCCGTAACGTGCATACTGTATTTCAAGACTACGCCTTGTTTCCGCATTTATCAGTGTTTGAAAATGTCGGCTTTTCCCTACAAGTTAAACGCTTGTCGCGTGACGAAGTTCATACACGAGTCACCGACGCACTCAAATTAGTTCAACTATTGGAAATGCGCGATCGCCTTCCTTCCCAACTTTCTGGAGGACAACGCCAACGCGTTGCGATCGCCCGCGCGATTGTCGATCATCCTGATGTGTTGTTGTTAGATGAACCATTATCTGCTTTGGATGCTAAAATCCGCGTTGAACTACGCGAGGAATTAAAACACCTCCAGCGCCAAACTGGAATTAGCTTCGTCTACGTGACGCACGACCAAGAAGAAGCATTAGCCTTATCTGATCGCATCGCCGTACTACACAATGGCGAACTTTTACAAATAGGGACACCTCTAGCAGTTTATGAGCATCCTGTCAACCTTTACGTCGCAGAATTTATCGGTCGTGCTAACTTTTTAGCAGGAGTTCTCGTACAAGTTAATGGTAAGCAAGGTCAAATAAAAATCGACGACCAAGTGGTTACAGGTACTCTAGCCGCAGAAATCTCACCTAATAGCGCAGTCAAAGTCGTAGTTCGTCCAGAAAATATCAATTTTACTGCTGAAGCTACCAGCGATACAGCCTGTGCAGCCAAAATTATTCAAAGTCAATATCTCGGCTACGCGACAAGTTACCTTGTTGAAATGTCTGGTCTAGAGTTTCACGTCTTAGAACTGCGGCGACGCGGCGCAACTCCCTATCAAGAAGGCGATCGCGTTTTCCTTTCCTGGGAATGGCAAGAAGCATTAATCTTTCCCGCTACAAGTGATAATTAA
- a CDS encoding lipoate--protein ligase family protein gives MAIDRWLVEQHAAGLHPSTLRFYTWSPTAISLGYHQHKYPESWQHLTYQGQPVDLVRRPTGGRAVLHQGDLTYVVVTSGLTGSRAQVYQQLCEFLIRGWRSLGVELHYGNAGRGYIHNPNCFGTATNADLVLADGTKLIGSAQLFDKGAVLQQGSIRLEPDPELFSEVFGIHPKAIALPITAHGESLIVQVTEALSAAAEDCFGVHLEVQPLSSSEWTAIEHE, from the coding sequence ATGGCAATTGACCGCTGGTTAGTTGAACAACACGCTGCGGGTTTGCATCCGTCTACTTTACGATTTTATACATGGTCACCAACTGCCATTTCTTTGGGGTATCATCAGCATAAATACCCAGAATCTTGGCAGCATTTAACTTATCAAGGTCAGCCTGTTGATTTAGTGCGTCGTCCTACCGGCGGACGTGCGGTTTTGCACCAAGGCGATCTCACCTATGTGGTAGTTACCTCAGGTTTAACTGGTAGCCGCGCGCAAGTTTATCAACAGCTTTGTGAGTTTTTGATTCGCGGCTGGCGATCGCTAGGCGTAGAGTTACACTACGGTAATGCAGGACGGGGCTATATTCACAACCCCAACTGTTTTGGTACGGCGACGAACGCGGATTTAGTGTTAGCTGATGGCACGAAGTTGATTGGTAGCGCCCAACTATTCGACAAAGGCGCTGTTTTACAACAAGGTTCAATCCGCTTAGAACCTGATCCAGAACTTTTTAGTGAGGTATTTGGCATTCATCCAAAAGCGATCGCGCTACCAATAACCGCGCACGGTGAAAGCTTGATTGTTCAGGTAACGGAGGCTTTGAGTGCTGCTGCTGAAGATTGCTTTGGCGTTCACTTAGAAGTGCAACCACTCTCCTCAAGTGAATGGACAGCGATTGAGCATGAGTAA
- a CDS encoding aminobutyraldehyde dehydrogenase: MEQYKMIINGEAVAAVSADWETVINPATEDGIAEVPQADYTDVDNAVTAAKSAFTSWSQLSPAERSTLIYKLADALEAKTDRLTEIESLSAGKPMKLVANGDVPFAIDNIRYFAGQARVIEGIATKEFVSGYTSTIRREPVGVVASIAPWNYPIMMAAWKIAPAIAAGNTVVIKPAPQTPLTTLMLAQTALEVGFPPGVINVVTGGASVGEPLISHPDVRMVSFTGSTRTGKRIMELAAQKVTRVHLELGGKAPLIVFADADIAAAAQGAVVGAYVNTGQDCTAATRILVERSRYQEFLAAFTELAQQVRLGTPQAETTDMGPLISADQRQRVHGFVERAKNDSVSLKLGGEIPDGKGFFYQPTIFCDAPTQSEIMQEEVFGPVVVVNPIDSEQEAIAVANDVKYGLAASVWTKDIIKAWRVASALEFGTVWINDHLPLASEMPHGGFKESGFGKDLSRYAMEEYTIAKHIMFDLSGDVKKPWHFTAFGDAE, translated from the coding sequence ATGGAACAGTACAAGATGATCATCAATGGCGAAGCAGTAGCAGCCGTCAGCGCGGATTGGGAAACCGTGATTAACCCCGCAACTGAAGATGGAATCGCCGAAGTTCCCCAAGCTGATTATACAGATGTCGATAATGCGGTTACTGCCGCAAAATCTGCTTTTACAAGTTGGTCGCAATTAAGCCCAGCAGAACGCAGTACATTAATCTATAAACTCGCCGACGCTTTAGAAGCAAAAACCGATCGACTTACGGAAATAGAAAGTCTCAGCGCCGGTAAACCGATGAAACTTGTCGCCAATGGTGACGTTCCTTTTGCCATTGATAATATCCGTTACTTTGCTGGTCAAGCAAGAGTAATTGAAGGAATTGCCACAAAAGAATTTGTTTCAGGTTACACTTCTACAATCCGCCGCGAACCTGTGGGAGTTGTTGCCTCAATCGCACCGTGGAATTATCCGATTATGATGGCAGCGTGGAAAATTGCCCCTGCGATCGCCGCTGGAAACACTGTTGTGATTAAACCTGCACCGCAGACACCATTAACGACTTTGATGTTGGCACAAACCGCGTTAGAAGTCGGCTTTCCTCCTGGTGTGATTAATGTTGTCACAGGTGGTGCGAGTGTGGGAGAACCATTAATATCGCATCCTGATGTGCGGATGGTGTCGTTTACAGGTTCGACGCGTACCGGAAAACGCATTATGGAACTCGCCGCCCAAAAAGTGACGCGGGTACATTTAGAACTTGGTGGTAAAGCACCGTTGATTGTCTTTGCAGATGCGGATATCGCCGCTGCTGCGCAAGGTGCAGTTGTGGGCGCTTATGTGAATACTGGTCAAGATTGTACTGCTGCGACGCGGATTTTAGTCGAGCGATCGCGTTACCAAGAATTCCTCGCTGCATTTACTGAGTTGGCGCAACAGGTGCGTTTAGGCACACCACAAGCCGAAACTACCGATATGGGACCATTAATTTCTGCGGATCAAAGACAGCGTGTTCATGGTTTTGTCGAACGTGCCAAAAATGATAGTGTTTCTCTCAAATTAGGTGGAGAAATACCCGATGGTAAAGGCTTTTTCTACCAACCAACAATCTTTTGTGATGCACCAACTCAGAGTGAAATTATGCAAGAAGAAGTATTTGGTCCTGTAGTGGTTGTTAATCCCATTGATTCGGAACAAGAAGCGATCGCTGTTGCTAATGATGTCAAATACGGTTTAGCTGCATCAGTCTGGACAAAAGATATCATTAAAGCTTGGCGCGTCGCTAGTGCCTTAGAATTTGGCACAGTTTGGATTAACGATCACTTACCTTTAGCCTCGGAAATGCCTCACGGTGGTTTTAAAGAATCTGGTTTTGGCAAAGACTTATCACGCTACGCCATGGAGGAATACACCATTGCCAAACACATTATGTTCGATCTCAGTGGAGATGTGAAAAAGCCCTGGCACTTCACTGCATTTGGTGATGCCGAATAA
- a CDS encoding purple acid phosphatase family protein: MSKDSSFDLLEVQTASTQATATEKHQKTFHSVVIRGPYLQQGTESSIIIRWATDTSVQGKVLYGTEPDNLSFSATEAAVTRDHTVKLQELEPDTKYYYAIATSAEMTHSSEDNFFVTAPKQPKPTRIWVVGDAGRGNDIAAQVRDGYLKFTGTRHTDLWLMLGDNAYDTGTWEEYQQGVFEMYPQILRNSVLWTAIGNHDAGSASSEWQSGPYYELFNPPTQGEAGGIPSGTAAYYSFNYSNIHFICLDSYGSDRTSTGAMLTWAAEDAAKSNQDWRIAFWHHPPYTKGSHDSDTEIELIEMREHALPILEAAGVDLVLSGHSHSYERSYLIDGHYGTSDTFKSEMKKNQGSGQEDNSGAYYKSSVPHAGTVYIVAGTSARADEVSPHPAMHTSLSIPGSLVIDVQGKRLDVTFVDDRGEVQDYFTMMKG, translated from the coding sequence ATGAGTAAAGATTCAAGTTTTGATTTGCTGGAGGTACAAACCGCATCAACCCAAGCAACAGCAACTGAAAAACACCAAAAAACATTTCACTCAGTAGTTATTCGCGGTCCCTATCTACAGCAGGGAACAGAGTCTAGTATCATTATCCGTTGGGCGACTGATACTTCTGTTCAAGGGAAAGTTTTGTATGGTACTGAACCCGATAACCTATCGTTTAGTGCTACAGAAGCAGCAGTAACCCGCGACCATACGGTAAAACTCCAGGAACTTGAGCCAGATACAAAATACTACTATGCGATCGCGACTTCAGCAGAAATGACTCACAGCAGTGAAGATAATTTTTTTGTCACTGCGCCAAAACAACCAAAGCCAACTCGAATTTGGGTTGTCGGTGATGCAGGACGCGGCAATGATATTGCTGCACAGGTACGCGATGGATATCTCAAGTTTACTGGCACGCGGCATACTGATTTGTGGCTGATGTTAGGAGATAATGCTTATGACACTGGTACTTGGGAGGAGTATCAGCAAGGTGTTTTTGAGATGTATCCGCAAATTTTACGCAATAGCGTACTGTGGACTGCAATTGGTAATCATGATGCTGGAAGTGCGAGTTCAGAGTGGCAAAGTGGACCATATTACGAGTTGTTTAATCCTCCAACCCAAGGTGAGGCGGGTGGTATCCCATCGGGAACAGCAGCGTATTATTCGTTTAACTACAGTAATATTCACTTTATTTGTCTCGATTCTTACGGTAGCGATCGCACATCTACAGGAGCGATGTTAACCTGGGCTGCTGAAGATGCAGCAAAATCGAATCAAGATTGGCGAATTGCATTTTGGCATCATCCCCCATACACAAAAGGATCGCACGATTCGGATACAGAAATCGAACTCATTGAGATGCGCGAACATGCCTTGCCAATTTTGGAAGCTGCGGGTGTAGACTTAGTACTATCTGGTCACAGTCACTCTTACGAACGTTCGTACTTAATTGACGGGCATTATGGCACCTCAGACACTTTTAAATCTGAGATGAAAAAAAATCAAGGTAGTGGTCAGGAAGATAACTCAGGAGCCTACTATAAATCCTCAGTACCTCATGCAGGTACAGTATATATTGTTGCGGGAACTTCGGCGCGTGCTGATGAAGTTTCACCGCATCCGGCTATGCATACGTCGTTAAGTATTCCTGGATCGTTGGTGATAGATGTACAAGGAAAAAGACTTGATGTCACGTTTGTTGATGATCGCGGCGAGGTTCAGGATTATTTCACGATGATGAAGGGGTAA
- a CDS encoding class I SAM-dependent methyltransferase translates to MPDTLTKLTYQTFQQGKNYFGLAHKILSTRLMNLVSPTEIQSRPIAPDTLLKIQQRLNQLLETDWQDAEQGIYPESLLFDNPWDEFFLYYPAVWLDLPQIWQRAKQKQHQDFPPDINTEGYPNYYVRNFHHQTGGYFSDFSAKLYDLQVEILFGGTADPMRRRILAPLKQGLQAFANVPPHQVRILDVACGTGRTLKLIRAALPEASLFGTDLSPAYLRKANQLLSQNPGELPQLLQANAEELPYLDNYFHATTCVFLFHELPGPVRQKVIDQCFRVTQPGGVFVICDSIQVSDSPDMIPVMESFHETFHEPFYKHYMTDNLVERLEKAGFQNVTTQTHFMSKVFVAHKPA, encoded by the coding sequence ATGCCTGACACTTTAACCAAGCTGACTTATCAAACTTTTCAGCAGGGCAAAAACTACTTTGGTTTAGCGCACAAAATACTCAGTACTCGGTTGATGAATCTGGTTTCTCCCACTGAGATCCAATCTAGACCGATAGCACCCGACACTCTATTAAAAATTCAACAAAGGCTAAATCAGCTACTCGAAACCGACTGGCAAGACGCAGAACAGGGTATATATCCTGAAAGTTTATTATTTGATAATCCTTGGGATGAGTTTTTCCTTTACTACCCAGCCGTTTGGTTAGATCTACCACAAATTTGGCAACGGGCAAAGCAAAAACAGCATCAAGACTTTCCACCAGATATCAACACAGAAGGTTATCCAAATTACTACGTCCGTAACTTCCATCATCAAACAGGTGGCTATTTTAGTGATTTCTCTGCCAAGCTTTATGACTTACAAGTAGAAATTCTTTTTGGTGGAACAGCCGATCCGATGCGGCGACGCATTCTTGCACCACTTAAGCAGGGCTTGCAAGCATTTGCAAACGTACCGCCACACCAAGTACGTATTTTAGACGTTGCGTGTGGTACTGGGCGTACACTCAAGTTAATTCGCGCAGCTTTACCCGAAGCATCGCTATTTGGAACAGATTTGTCGCCAGCGTACTTACGTAAAGCCAATCAACTGCTATCACAAAATCCTGGCGAGTTGCCACAACTGTTGCAAGCAAATGCCGAGGAGTTACCTTACCTCGACAATTATTTTCATGCAACAACTTGTGTATTTTTGTTCCACGAGTTACCAGGTCCAGTACGGCAAAAAGTGATTGACCAATGCTTCCGCGTAACCCAACCAGGAGGAGTATTTGTTATTTGTGATTCAATTCAAGTTAGTGATTCTCCTGATATGATTCCTGTCATGGAGAGTTTTCATGAAACTTTCCACGAGCCTTTTTACAAGCACTATATGACCGATAATTTGGTTGAGCGCTTGGAGAAAGCAGGCTTCCAAAATGTCACGACTCAGACTCACTTTATGAGCAAGGTATTTGTAGCACACAAACCTGCTTAA